In Streptomyces sp. SN-593, a single genomic region encodes these proteins:
- a CDS encoding PP2C family protein-serine/threonine phosphatase, whose product MSPGRVGKVAGSEPSTPVRADTGAPVPGPTAAGGTAVPPGAAAGSAPPVAPVPVPPAQSGAGRTMPPRGTPDHSLAVQDRLAAWVCDLSLLHELTERLSRTAALDDVLHEVLRAGATLVGARRGLIALDPADGLGPATSAGLGLGRADLGTLETVPLGSGYAESVLPDLLHGPGPTTRHREVAAQLGLAASYAVPLIAEGAAEDAPQRPAGPASVLASGPASVSGPVPGPASVSVPGSASVSGPGAAAGGGLPDASAGRPAGLLGTAVWFYDEPASPADRQRRLVSLYLGFAVEHLSRCLALDRARAAARALSDELLPARLPRVPGLRMAVRHTTGPRGGGDWFDALPLPEGALGLAVGGVTGAGPGAVAAMGRLRASLRAYAVMEGEDPVAVLSDLELLMRLTEPARCATALFAYATALPDGGRRLTMAGAGHCPPLVVGERRCEYVETSLSAPLNMLSCWEAPSAELVVRPGESLLLYTDGLLHRTGEPADRALSRLHSAAQFAPRSVRSDPEALADHVLRTLFPDGRDRADHPEDLVLLAVRFED is encoded by the coding sequence ATGAGCCCGGGGCGCGTCGGAAAAGTGGCCGGAAGCGAGCCGTCCACTCCTGTCCGGGCGGACACTGGCGCACCTGTGCCCGGTCCGACCGCAGCGGGCGGGACGGCCGTCCCGCCAGGCGCCGCGGCCGGCTCCGCGCCCCCGGTCGCCCCTGTTCCGGTGCCCCCCGCGCAGAGCGGCGCGGGCCGGACGATGCCGCCGCGCGGCACCCCCGACCACTCCCTCGCCGTCCAGGACCGGCTCGCCGCCTGGGTGTGCGACCTGTCGCTGCTGCACGAACTGACCGAGCGGCTGTCCCGCACCGCCGCGCTGGACGACGTCCTGCACGAGGTGCTGCGGGCGGGCGCCACGCTGGTGGGCGCGCGGCGCGGCCTGATCGCCCTGGACCCCGCGGACGGCCTCGGCCCGGCGACGAGTGCGGGCCTCGGACTCGGCCGCGCCGACCTCGGCACCCTGGAGACGGTCCCGCTCGGCTCCGGGTACGCCGAGTCGGTCCTGCCCGACCTGCTGCACGGCCCGGGCCCGACCACCCGCCACCGCGAGGTGGCCGCCCAACTCGGTCTGGCCGCGAGCTACGCGGTGCCGCTGATCGCGGAGGGCGCGGCCGAGGACGCGCCGCAGCGCCCCGCCGGTCCCGCGTCCGTGCTCGCATCCGGGCCCGCGTCCGTATCCGGGCCCGTGCCGGGGCCCGCGTCCGTGTCCGTGCCGGGGTCCGCATCCGTGTCCGGGCCGGGCGCAGCCGCCGGGGGCGGCCTGCCCGATGCCTCCGCCGGACGGCCCGCCGGTCTCCTCGGCACCGCGGTCTGGTTCTACGACGAGCCCGCCTCCCCCGCCGACCGCCAGCGCCGCCTGGTCAGCCTCTACCTGGGGTTCGCGGTCGAGCACCTCTCCCGCTGCCTGGCGCTGGACCGGGCCCGTGCCGCGGCCCGCGCGCTGTCCGACGAACTGCTGCCGGCCCGGCTGCCGCGCGTGCCCGGCCTGCGGATGGCCGTACGCCACACCACCGGGCCGCGGGGCGGCGGCGACTGGTTCGACGCGCTGCCGCTGCCCGAGGGCGCGCTCGGTCTCGCCGTCGGCGGGGTGACGGGCGCGGGGCCCGGCGCGGTCGCCGCGATGGGGCGGCTGCGGGCGTCCCTGCGGGCGTACGCGGTGATGGAGGGGGAGGACCCGGTCGCGGTCCTCTCCGACCTGGAACTGCTGATGCGGCTGACCGAACCGGCCCGCTGCGCGACCGCGCTGTTCGCCTACGCCACCGCGCTGCCGGACGGCGGCCGCCGGCTGACCATGGCCGGCGCGGGCCACTGCCCGCCGCTGGTGGTCGGCGAACGCCGCTGCGAGTACGTGGAGACCTCGCTGTCGGCTCCGCTGAACATGCTGAGCTGCTGGGAGGCGCCCAGCGCGGAACTGGTCGTCCGCCCGGGCGAGAGCCTGCTGCTCTACACCGACGGCCTGCTGCACCGTACCGGGGAGCCCGCCGACCGGGCGCTGTCCCGGCTGCACTCGGCCGCACAGTTCGCGCCCAGGAGCGTACGGTCCGACCCGGAGGCGCTGGCCGACCACGTGCTGCGCACGCTGTTCCCGGACGGACGGGACCGGGCGGACCACCCGGAGGACCTGGTGCTGCTGGCCGTGCGCTTCGAGGACTGA
- a CDS encoding aminopeptidase P family protein, which produces MKQRKNGLYPGVSDELAAAMKTGWADTERRGLEPVDQAPYAAARRAALSARFPGERLVVPAGNLRTRANDTDYPFRASTEYVHLTGDQTQDAVLVLEPLAGGGHTATAYLLPRSDRENGEFWLDGQGELWVGRRNSLAEAEQLLGLPCEDVRTVTDVLREATGPVRVVRGYDAGVEGALTDKVTAERDAELKAFLSELRLVKDEFEIAELQKACDSTARGFEDVVKVLDRAQATSERYIEGTFFLRARVEGNDIGYGSICAAGPHATTLHWVRNDGPVRAGELLLLDAGVETHTLYTADVTRTLPIDGRYSPLQKKIYDAVYDAQQAGIAAVKPGAAYRDFHDAAQRVLAERLVEWGLVEGPVERVLELALQRRWTLHGTGHMLGLDVHDCAHARTETYVDATLEPGMVLTVEPGLYFQADDLTVPAEYRGIGVRIEDDILVTESGNRNLSAGLPRRSDEVEEWMAGLKG; this is translated from the coding sequence ATCAAGCAGCGCAAGAACGGGCTGTATCCCGGCGTCTCCGACGAACTGGCCGCGGCCATGAAGACCGGTTGGGCCGACACCGAGCGGCGCGGCCTGGAGCCGGTGGACCAGGCGCCGTACGCGGCCGCCCGACGGGCCGCGCTGTCCGCGCGCTTCCCGGGCGAGCGGCTGGTGGTGCCCGCGGGCAACCTGCGCACTCGCGCCAATGACACGGACTACCCTTTCCGCGCCTCGACGGAGTACGTCCACCTCACCGGCGACCAGACCCAGGACGCCGTCCTGGTCCTCGAACCGCTGGCCGGCGGCGGCCACACCGCCACCGCCTACCTGCTGCCGCGCTCGGACCGGGAGAACGGCGAGTTCTGGCTGGACGGCCAGGGCGAACTGTGGGTCGGCCGGCGCAACAGCCTGGCCGAGGCCGAGCAGTTGCTCGGCCTGCCCTGCGAGGACGTCCGCACCGTCACCGACGTGCTGCGGGAGGCCACCGGCCCGGTGCGCGTCGTGCGGGGGTACGACGCGGGGGTCGAGGGCGCCCTCACCGACAAGGTCACCGCCGAGCGGGACGCCGAACTGAAGGCTTTCCTGTCGGAACTGCGACTGGTCAAGGACGAGTTCGAGATCGCCGAGCTCCAGAAGGCGTGCGACTCCACCGCCCGCGGCTTCGAGGACGTGGTGAAGGTCCTCGACCGCGCGCAGGCCACCTCCGAGCGGTACATCGAGGGCACCTTCTTCCTGCGCGCCCGCGTCGAGGGGAACGACATCGGCTACGGCTCGATCTGCGCCGCGGGCCCGCACGCCACCACCCTGCACTGGGTGCGCAACGACGGCCCGGTCCGCGCCGGCGAACTGCTGCTGCTGGACGCCGGCGTGGAGACCCACACCCTCTACACCGCCGACGTCACTCGCACCCTGCCGATCGACGGCCGCTACTCGCCGTTGCAGAAGAAGATCTACGACGCGGTGTACGACGCGCAGCAGGCCGGCATCGCGGCGGTCAAGCCCGGCGCCGCCTACCGCGACTTCCACGACGCGGCACAGCGCGTGCTCGCCGAGCGGCTGGTGGAGTGGGGCCTGGTCGAGGGACCGGTGGAGCGGGTGCTCGAACTCGCGCTCCAGCGGCGCTGGACGCTGCACGGCACCGGCCACATGCTCGGCCTCGACGTGCACGACTGCGCCCACGCCCGCACGGAGACGTACGTGGACGCCACACTGGAGCCGGGCATGGTGCTCACCGTGGAGCCCGGGCTGTACTTCCAGGCGGACGACCTGACGGTGCCGGCGGAGTACCGCGGCATAGGGGTGCGGATCGAGGACGACATCCTCGTCACCGAGAGCGGCAACCGGAACCTGTCGGCGGGGCTGCCGCGCCGCTCGGACGAGGTCGAGGAGTGGATGGCCGGGCTGAAGGGCTGA
- a CDS encoding ATP-binding protein: MSIWWSLHLRREAASVPLARRLLLGTMETAGVDPDTAFDLSVALSEACANAVEHAASATGYVVTAEIEGDRCRIEVADSGPGLPRDRVRRTARPLTRRGQYAEHGRGLFLIETLVDHVQFHDRPGHGTVVAFDKVLKWREDTLLKAS, from the coding sequence ATGAGCATCTGGTGGTCACTCCATTTGCGGCGCGAGGCTGCGAGCGTCCCGCTGGCCAGGAGACTGCTGCTGGGGACCATGGAGACGGCCGGGGTCGACCCCGACACCGCCTTCGACCTGTCGGTGGCTCTCTCCGAGGCGTGTGCGAACGCCGTGGAACACGCCGCTTCGGCCACGGGGTACGTCGTCACCGCCGAGATCGAGGGCGACCGGTGCCGTATCGAGGTCGCCGACTCGGGGCCGGGACTGCCCCGCGACCGCGTCCGCCGGACGGCCCGGCCGCTGACCCGGCGGGGCCAGTACGCCGAGCACGGCCGCGGACTGTTCCTGATCGAGACCCTCGTCGACCACGTTCAGTTCCACGACCGGCCGGGGCACGGCACGGTCGTGGCCTTCGACAAGGTGCTGAAGTGGCGGGAGGACACCCTTCTCAAGGCGTCCTGA
- a CDS encoding YcnI family protein has translation MSSSRMRGRAATVAALAGSAVLLAAVPAFAHVTVQPGSAAKGSYSTVSFKVPCEEDNASTVKLEVNLPTDHPIASVSIQPVPGWTAKVTTTKLTTPLKTDDGTVTSAVTKITWTGGKIEPGQFQQFPVSFGPLPDNTDTLTFKALQTYSDGNVVRWIEIPQAGQPEPQNPAPTLQLTAAAGDSGATPAATGSPAAAPPAAGTAATTTASGSNSDGTARALGVAGIVVGVIGVGFGVYGGRRRTAAVAPGAGSSAGAAGGSPGEGPSAPSA, from the coding sequence ATGAGCAGTTCCCGTATGCGCGGCCGTGCCGCGACCGTCGCCGCGCTCGCCGGCTCGGCCGTCCTGCTGGCCGCCGTACCCGCCTTCGCCCATGTCACCGTGCAGCCGGGCTCGGCCGCCAAGGGCAGCTACAGCACGGTCTCCTTCAAGGTTCCGTGCGAGGAGGACAACGCCTCCACCGTCAAGCTGGAGGTGAACCTCCCGACCGACCACCCCATCGCCTCGGTGTCGATCCAGCCGGTGCCGGGCTGGACCGCGAAGGTCACCACCACCAAGCTGACCACCCCGCTGAAGACGGACGACGGCACGGTCACCTCGGCCGTCACCAAGATCACCTGGACCGGGGGGAAGATCGAGCCCGGGCAGTTCCAGCAGTTCCCGGTCTCCTTCGGGCCGCTGCCGGACAACACCGACACGCTGACGTTCAAGGCGCTCCAGACCTACAGCGACGGCAACGTCGTGCGGTGGATCGAGATCCCGCAGGCCGGGCAGCCCGAGCCGCAGAACCCGGCGCCGACCCTCCAGCTCACCGCGGCCGCGGGTGACTCGGGCGCGACGCCCGCCGCGACCGGCAGCCCCGCCGCCGCCCCGCCGGCCGCGGGTACGGCCGCGACCACCACCGCGTCGGGGAGCAACAGCGACGGCACCGCACGGGCGCTCGGCGTGGCCGGCATCGTGGTCGGCGTGATCGGCGTCGGCTTCGGCGTGTACGGCGGGCGGCGGCGTACGGCCGCGGTCGCGCCCGGTGCCGGCTCGTCCGCGGGTGCCGCCGGTGGCTCCCCGGGCGAGGGCCCCTCCGCGCCCTCGGCCTGA
- a CDS encoding SCO family protein — protein sequence MRTTVKLGAAAVTASAALLLSACGGSSSGGDSNAAAVVSAPASQGPGVSLDTPFAKPALVLTDNHGKSFDLVKQTAGHPVLLYFGYTHCPDVCPTTMSDIALAKSKLSAADQAKLQVVFVSSDPTRDTPTRLNSWLGAMDKSFIGLTGKFSTIQAAARSLGVGIDPPVKEKDGSITVTHGAEVLAFWPKDNKAHVLYMSGTTADQYAQALPKIIRSERS from the coding sequence ATGCGCACCACCGTCAAACTCGGCGCCGCCGCCGTGACCGCCTCGGCCGCCCTCCTGCTGTCCGCCTGCGGGGGGTCGTCCTCCGGCGGCGACTCGAACGCCGCCGCCGTCGTGTCGGCGCCGGCCTCGCAGGGCCCGGGCGTCTCCCTGGACACGCCGTTCGCCAAGCCCGCACTGGTCCTGACCGACAACCACGGCAAGTCGTTCGACCTGGTCAAGCAGACCGCCGGGCACCCCGTGCTGCTCTACTTCGGCTACACCCACTGCCCCGACGTGTGCCCGACCACCATGAGCGACATCGCGCTGGCCAAGTCCAAGCTGTCCGCGGCCGACCAGGCGAAGCTCCAGGTGGTCTTCGTCAGCTCCGACCCCACCCGTGACACCCCCACCCGGCTGAACTCCTGGCTCGGCGCGATGGACAAGAGCTTCATCGGCCTCACCGGGAAGTTCAGCACCATCCAGGCCGCCGCCCGCTCGCTCGGCGTCGGCATCGACCCGCCGGTCAAGGAGAAGGACGGCAGCATCACCGTCACCCACGGCGCCGAGGTGCTGGCCTTCTGGCCGAAGGACAACAAGGCCCACGTGCTGTATATGTCCGGCACCACCGCGGACCAGTACGCGCAGGCGCTGCCGAAGATCATCAGGAGTGAGCGGTCGTGA
- a CDS encoding copper chaperone PCu(A)C yields MTPTPTRSGGRRTRVGAAALVVLAALATGGTIALTGCSSSSGSTGTSGSPGSTAAAAGAGSGSPAHLAVTGGYVPQPLLTDMAAAYFTVTNTGGTAAQLTSVTSDLSAHATLHTTTDDTMQQVMSLAVPAGGRLTLKTGGDHVMLETLTHKPAVGDKVTLTLHFAHATPAAVTVTVPVRPTTYQPGD; encoded by the coding sequence GTGACCCCGACCCCGACCAGGTCCGGCGGGCGGCGCACCCGGGTCGGCGCGGCAGCGCTGGTGGTGCTGGCCGCGCTGGCGACCGGCGGCACCATCGCGCTCACCGGCTGCTCGTCCTCTTCCGGGTCGACGGGCACGTCCGGCTCCCCGGGGTCCACGGCCGCCGCGGCGGGCGCCGGGTCCGGCAGCCCCGCGCACCTCGCGGTGACCGGCGGCTACGTACCGCAGCCGCTGCTGACCGACATGGCCGCGGCGTACTTCACCGTCACCAACACCGGCGGGACCGCGGCCCAGCTCACCTCCGTGACCAGCGACCTGTCCGCGCACGCCACGCTGCACACCACCACCGACGACACCATGCAGCAGGTGATGTCGCTGGCCGTGCCGGCCGGCGGCCGTCTCACGCTGAAGACCGGCGGCGACCACGTGATGCTGGAGACCCTCACCCACAAGCCGGCGGTCGGCGACAAGGTGACGCTCACCCTGCACTTCGCGCACGCCACGCCGGCCGCGGTGACCGTCACCGTGCCGGTGCGTCCGACGACGTACCAACCGGGAGACTGA
- a CDS encoding FixH family protein, whose amino-acid sequence MDTRSYVGQPGARRTWPRRVAALLVGLGALVGLLLGTAVPASAHAALIHTDPADGSVVATAPQRVVLTFSEGVLLSDDSLRVLDPHGTDVAVGTPGHAQGKDSGATSTVALRSGLGDGTYTVAWRAISQDSHPVAGAFTFSVGSPSRTEVDLSGVAARGGGAASTLYGVGRYVAYAGFALLVGSAVFLSVCWPRGALLRPLQRIAATGWVAMAASTIALLLLRGPYVNGKGLGQAIDLDVMRDQLQTRPGAALLSRLLLLAAAAVFLAVLFGSYARREDPEERADLAWGLGIGGTVIAVGIAATWAMAEHASVGIQRQVAMPVDVVHLLSMAVWLGGLITLLTALWAPTLANRPIEPHAVRRFSLIGLTAITLLVGTGVYQAWRQMGSWRAFTDTSYGRTLLVKIGLVCALVVIAWFSRRWTARLGQAPGAGAVPTSAAASAASAAASASVPPPASASAAARVRFQGRAKAKGAREPVAAMADRTDSAPAGPASGGRGAGGADGARAEQLRRQQAARSAARARKVLEADPFRGALRRSVLAEAAVAVVLLGVTTVLSGSQPGRAAEEQKALAPAPSASSGAGTSTSGQGPISVTVPYDTGGPKGKGTAAVTVTPGRAATPNQVELVVKDAAGSPVDVPEVRLAFTLPAQNLGPIPITLRHTGTGRWTASAAQLPLPGTWQMSVTVRTSDIDEVTETKKVKVTS is encoded by the coding sequence ATGGACACACGGTCGTACGTAGGACAACCGGGCGCCCGGCGGACCTGGCCGCGACGGGTGGCGGCGCTGCTGGTCGGGCTGGGCGCGCTGGTCGGGCTGCTGCTCGGCACGGCGGTGCCCGCCTCGGCGCACGCGGCGCTGATCCACACCGACCCGGCCGACGGGTCGGTGGTCGCGACCGCGCCGCAGCGGGTGGTGCTGACCTTCTCCGAGGGCGTGCTGCTGTCCGACGACTCGCTGCGGGTGCTCGACCCGCACGGCACCGACGTGGCCGTCGGCACGCCGGGCCACGCGCAGGGCAAGGACTCGGGCGCCACCTCGACCGTCGCCCTCCGGTCGGGGCTGGGCGACGGCACCTACACCGTCGCCTGGCGGGCGATCTCGCAGGACAGCCACCCCGTCGCTGGCGCCTTCACCTTCTCGGTCGGCAGCCCCTCCAGGACCGAGGTCGACCTGTCCGGCGTGGCCGCGCGCGGCGGCGGCGCGGCCAGCACGCTCTACGGCGTCGGCCGCTACGTCGCGTACGCGGGCTTCGCGCTGCTGGTCGGCTCCGCGGTGTTCCTGTCGGTGTGCTGGCCGCGCGGCGCGCTGCTGCGCCCGCTTCAGCGGATCGCGGCGACCGGCTGGGTGGCGATGGCCGCCTCCACGATCGCCCTGCTGCTCCTGCGCGGGCCGTACGTCAACGGCAAGGGGCTCGGGCAGGCGATCGACCTCGACGTGATGCGCGACCAGCTCCAGACCAGGCCGGGGGCGGCGCTGCTGTCGCGGCTGCTGCTGCTCGCGGCGGCCGCGGTCTTCCTCGCGGTGCTCTTCGGGTCCTACGCCCGGCGGGAGGACCCGGAGGAACGCGCCGACCTCGCCTGGGGGCTGGGGATCGGCGGCACCGTGATCGCCGTCGGCATCGCGGCGACGTGGGCGATGGCCGAGCACGCCTCGGTGGGCATCCAGCGCCAGGTCGCGATGCCGGTCGACGTGGTCCATCTGCTGTCGATGGCGGTCTGGCTGGGTGGCCTGATCACCCTGCTCACCGCGTTGTGGGCGCCCACGCTCGCGAACCGCCCGATCGAGCCGCACGCGGTACGCCGCTTCTCGCTGATCGGGCTCACCGCGATCACCCTGCTGGTCGGCACCGGCGTCTACCAGGCATGGCGGCAGATGGGCAGTTGGCGGGCCTTCACGGACACCTCCTACGGCCGGACGCTGCTGGTCAAGATCGGGCTGGTGTGCGCGCTGGTGGTCATCGCCTGGTTCTCCCGGCGGTGGACCGCGCGGCTGGGCCAGGCACCGGGTGCGGGTGCGGTGCCGACCTCGGCGGCGGCGTCTGCGGCTTCTGCGGCGGCCTCGGCTTCGGTCCCGCCTCCGGCTTCGGCTTCGGCTGCGGCGCGGGTTCGGTTCCAGGGCCGGGCCAAGGCGAAGGGCGCGCGGGAGCCGGTGGCGGCGATGGCCGACCGTACGGACTCGGCCCCGGCGGGCCCGGCGTCAGGGGGCCGCGGCGCAGGCGGGGCCGACGGCGCCCGGGCCGAGCAGTTGCGGCGCCAGCAGGCCGCCCGCAGCGCCGCCCGGGCCAGGAAGGTCCTGGAGGCGGACCCCTTCCGGGGCGCGCTGCGCCGCTCGGTGCTGGCGGAGGCGGCGGTCGCCGTGGTGCTGCTCGGGGTGACCACGGTCCTGTCCGGCTCGCAGCCGGGGCGGGCCGCGGAGGAGCAGAAGGCCCTGGCTCCGGCGCCGTCCGCGTCCTCGGGCGCGGGCACCTCCACGTCGGGCCAGGGGCCGATCTCGGTCACGGTGCCCTATGACACCGGCGGCCCCAAGGGGAAGGGCACCGCGGCGGTCACGGTGACGCCCGGGCGGGCCGCGACCCCGAACCAGGTGGAACTGGTGGTCAAGGACGCGGCCGGGTCCCCGGTCGACGTGCCGGAGGTGCGGTTGGCGTTCACGCTGCCCGCGCAGAACCTCGGCCCGATCCCGATCACCCTCCGGCACACCGGCACCGGCCGGTGGACGGCGAGTGCGGCGCAGTTGCCGCTGCCCGGCACCTGGCAGATGTCGGTCACGGTCCGCACCTCGGACATCGACGAGGTGACGGAGACGAAGAAGGTGAAGGTCACTTCGTGA
- the efeB gene encoding iron uptake transporter deferrochelatase/peroxidase subunit, with protein sequence MLGTAGAVGAAGLVVGGGAGAAVAVGTRDEPTALTTVGSAHVPFEGAHQAGIVEPAQACGHLAAFDLKAGADRKAAAALLRRWSDAVRGMTAAGRPTTPAAYDDQVADDAGPSSLTVTFGFGRSFFTRTGLTAKLPTALAPLPDFPADQLDAKRSNGDLWVQVGADDALVAFHALRVLQKAAAGSATVRWQMNGFNRTPGATDRPRTARNLMGQIDGTNNPKPSDADFDKRIFVPASGSPDWMAGGSYAVVRRIRMLLDTWDHLSVAEQERVVGRRKSDGAPLSGGVETTPVQLDKINPDRSLAIAGDAHIRLAAPASNSGAAMLRRAFSYHDGIGTDGTPDAGLLFVAWQADPMTGFVPVQRKLDGADGLSRFLRHEASGLFAVPGGAGKGEYVGQRLLEG encoded by the coding sequence CTGCTGGGCACCGCCGGCGCGGTCGGCGCCGCGGGACTGGTGGTCGGCGGCGGCGCGGGCGCCGCCGTGGCGGTCGGCACCCGCGACGAGCCGACCGCCCTGACGACCGTCGGTTCGGCGCACGTCCCCTTCGAGGGCGCGCACCAGGCCGGGATCGTCGAACCGGCGCAGGCGTGCGGGCACCTCGCCGCCTTCGACCTGAAGGCCGGCGCGGACCGCAAGGCGGCCGCCGCCCTGCTGCGCCGCTGGTCCGACGCGGTCCGGGGGATGACCGCGGCCGGACGCCCCACCACCCCGGCGGCCTACGACGACCAGGTCGCCGACGACGCGGGCCCCTCCTCCCTGACCGTCACCTTCGGCTTCGGGCGCAGCTTCTTCACCCGGACCGGGCTGACCGCGAAGCTGCCGACCGCTCTGGCTCCGCTGCCGGACTTCCCAGCGGACCAGCTCGACGCCAAGCGCAGCAACGGTGACCTGTGGGTGCAGGTCGGCGCCGACGACGCGCTCGTCGCCTTCCACGCTCTGCGCGTGCTCCAGAAGGCGGCCGCCGGCAGCGCGACCGTGCGCTGGCAGATGAACGGGTTCAACCGCACCCCCGGCGCCACCGACCGGCCCCGCACCGCGCGCAACCTCATGGGTCAGATCGACGGCACCAACAATCCGAAGCCGTCCGACGCGGACTTCGACAAACGGATCTTCGTGCCGGCGTCCGGCTCTCCCGACTGGATGGCGGGCGGCTCCTACGCCGTCGTCCGCCGGATCAGGATGCTGCTGGACACCTGGGACCACCTGTCGGTGGCCGAGCAGGAACGGGTGGTGGGGCGCCGCAAGTCCGACGGCGCACCGCTTTCCGGCGGTGTGGAGACCACTCCCGTCCAGCTCGACAAGATCAACCCCGACCGGTCACTGGCGATCGCCGGCGACGCCCACATCCGGCTGGCCGCACCCGCCTCCAACAGCGGCGCGGCCATGCTGCGCCGTGCCTTCTCCTACCACGACGGCATCGGCACCGACGGCACCCCGGACGCGGGGCTGCTCTTCGTCGCCTGGCAGGCCGACCCGATGACGGGCTTCGTGCCGGTCCAGCGCAAGCTCGACGGCGCCGACGGGCTGTCGCGGTTCCTGCGTCACGAGGCGAGCGGGCTGTTCGCGGTGCCGGGTGGCGCGGGGAAGGGGGAGTACGTCGGACAGCGCCTGCTGGAGGGCTGA
- the pheA gene encoding prephenate dehydratase, which yields MSSASRYTYLGPEGTFTEAALRTLPESATRELVPMVSVAAALDAVRTGEAGGALVPIENSVEGGITTTLDELAFGAPLMIYREVLLPIAFALLVRPGTKLSDVKTVTGHPAAQVQVRQWLTKHLPDAAWESAASNADGARLVQESRYDGAFAGEFAAPTYGLEPLATEIHDASNATTRFVLVGRPGRLAAPTGADKTSAVFWLRDDHPGALLDLLQEFAIRGVNLMRIESRPTGEGLGQYCFSVDAEGHLTDRRVGETLLGLHRRCLKVRLLGSYPRADEIAPVVRRGASDEEFSAAADWLNRALDGRV from the coding sequence ATGTCGTCGGCGAGCCGTTACACGTACCTGGGGCCTGAGGGCACCTTCACCGAGGCCGCGCTGCGCACGCTGCCCGAGTCCGCCACCCGCGAGCTGGTCCCGATGGTGTCCGTGGCCGCGGCGCTGGACGCGGTGCGTACCGGCGAGGCGGGCGGCGCGCTGGTGCCGATCGAGAACTCGGTGGAGGGCGGGATCACCACCACCCTCGACGAGCTGGCCTTCGGTGCCCCGCTGATGATCTACCGCGAGGTGCTCCTGCCGATCGCGTTCGCGCTGCTGGTCCGGCCCGGCACGAAACTGTCGGACGTGAAGACGGTGACCGGCCACCCGGCCGCCCAGGTCCAGGTCCGGCAGTGGCTGACCAAGCACCTGCCGGACGCGGCCTGGGAGTCGGCCGCCTCGAACGCGGACGGCGCCCGGCTGGTCCAGGAGTCCCGCTACGACGGCGCGTTCGCGGGCGAGTTCGCCGCCCCGACCTACGGGCTCGAGCCGCTGGCCACCGAGATCCACGACGCCTCGAACGCGACCACCCGCTTCGTGCTGGTGGGCCGGCCCGGCCGGCTGGCGGCGCCGACCGGGGCGGACAAGACGTCCGCGGTGTTCTGGCTGCGGGACGACCACCCCGGTGCGCTGCTCGACCTGCTCCAGGAGTTCGCGATCCGCGGGGTGAACCTGATGCGGATCGAGTCCCGGCCGACCGGCGAGGGCCTGGGGCAGTACTGCTTCTCGGTGGACGCCGAGGGTCACCTGACCGACCGGCGGGTCGGTGAGACGCTGCTCGGGCTGCACCGGCGGTGCCTGAAGGTGCGGCTGCTCGGGTCGTACCCGCGTGCCGACGAGATCGCACCGGTGGTGCGCCGCGGCGCGAGCGACGAGGAGTTCAGCGCGGCCGCGGACTGGCTCAACCGGGCGCTCGACGGCCGCGTCTGA